Part of the Azospirillum formosense genome is shown below.
CTGGATGTAGTCGGGCTGGAAGGCCAGCGTGTCGATGATGACGCCCGGCGTCTGGTCGGACGTGACGATGATCTTGCCCTTGGCCTCGCGCACCTTGGACAGGTAGGGCTCGTAGGTCACGGCGGCGTCGAACTGGCCGGCGACGAAGGCGTTGGCGGCGTCCGACGGCTGGAGGTTGACGGTCTGCACGTCGCCGATCGACAGGCCGTTCTTCTTCAGCACATAGGCCAGCCAGAACTGCGGCACGCCGCCATACTGCACCGCCACCTGCTTGCCCTTCAGGTCGGCGAGGCTGTTGACCGCGTCGCGCACGACGATGCCGTCGCCGCCGTGCGAGCTGTCGAGCACCAGCACCTGCGTCACGTCCACGCCGGAGGAGGCGTAGAGGAGGTGCGTGTCCACCGTGGTGGTGATCGCCTGCACCTCGCCCGCCGCCATCGCCTGGTGGCGGTTGGAGGTCGGCATCTTCTTGATCTCGACCTCGATGCCGTTCTTCTTGAAGATGCCGCTTTCCTTGGCCAGCGTGATCGGCGCGAAGCCGGTCCAGCCGCTCATCGCCACGGTCACCTTGGTCTGCGCCGAGGCCGAAACCGCGCACAGCCCGGCGACGGCCGCCGCCAGGGCTCCCGCCATCCACGACGTCTTCCTCATGATCCCCCGCTCCCGGTTCTGAAGGTGTCTTTTGATCGCGCCGGGCGGCGGCCCGCCGCCCACGCATCCGTGTGCCGCATTGTGCACGCCCGCGGGGCAGGTGGGAAGGGACGGGCGGCCGCGACCGCGCAAGACTGACCTTCGTTGGAAGGGGCGGGGGAAGCTCTTGCAACCAAAGGCTTATTGGGATGCTTGCGTGCCCAATCCATATACCAACTGAACAAACCGCGACGGGTGTATGCCGTTCTTTTGGGCACCACAGAGGGGAGGCCGGACAGGATGCGCTCCATGGACCCGATGAACCCGCCGATGAACGCGATGGACCGCCAGCGCACGCTGGACTATTTCGAACGACTCGGCCGGGACAAGGTGCGGCTGTACAGCGCCATCGACTGCGACCGCTACCTGGGCGGCTGGCAGGTGCGCGAACTGGCCGACCAGTGGCTGGCCGAGAAGGCCGAGGAGGAGCGCCCGGTGCCGTTGTGGCGGCGGATCGTGCGGCGGCGCTGACGCCGCCGCACGCGCTTCCGCCGTATCACGCCGCCCCGGCGCTGGCCATCATCTTGC
Proteins encoded:
- a CDS encoding ABC transporter substrate-binding protein — translated: MAGALAAAVAGLCAVSASAQTKVTVAMSGWTGFAPITLAKESGIFKKNGIEVEIKKMPTSNRHQAMAAGEVQAITTTVDTHLLYASSGVDVTQVLVLDSSHGGDGIVVRDAVNSLADLKGKQVAVQYGGVPQFWLAYVLKKNGLSIGDVQTVNLQPSDAANAFVAGQFDAAVTYEPYLSKVREAKGKIIVTSDQTPGVIIDTLAFQPDYIQKNPKVVKAFVDSWFEALDEIKKDEKKAFEIMGRDVNQTPEQFADSAKFVRWYDKAGNVEYLTKTMPTFIKEVQDVMLEAKLIRKAPPSLDSMTDASFVK